The Euwallacea similis isolate ESF13 chromosome 13, ESF131.1, whole genome shotgun sequence genomic interval ccaggccataaatatcaaatttcccCTCAGTCTGAATGCGAACGATGGAAACTTATCCAGAAAACTTTACCACCAAGTGTCGAAAACGCGGTTTTccgcattaaaaatttatcagcCGTCGCCCCTTTCCAGAATACGAAATGTGCCGTCTCGTCTCGGACATATTGGAgcgtaaaatttaaacattaacgcaaatttaacaaaatatgaaCTTACTGAAACGGGCTGAGATAGAGCCTACACGAGCAAAAAGTATGGTCGGTCGCGTCATAAACGAGATGTGGTCATACACAAGAGCTTTTAATTTGGAGTAAGCCGCATCCAGTTAATTCGCTAAACGCAATTTGCGCTTTACCTATATGCATGCACATGCACGTACATAAGGCCTTTcacaatatatataaattcGAGAGCGAGGCTCCATCAAAACAACCAAACGGTTAATCCATCAAATAAATTCTCGGATGCAGTTTCCTTCGGATGTCATGTTCTAGTATCAATTTCCCGCtatttctatataaaattGCAAGCTGGGCTATTCTCCGCGTAGGTTTATCGATTTTGAGTTTTACACTGGTTTGCAGAGTTTCCATTAGGTCCTGCATTATTCCGATACAAAAGAACAGAACGACGAGCACAAAACATTGTCGATCTGGTACAGAACGGTCTTATGTTCGCCCATTGAAGTAGCTCTTAGGAAACTGCCCTATATTTAATCTTTATGAATTAATTTCCCATAAATCTGATAGACTAAACCGATTTGGCAATATTCTTGTTAAAGTCAGTCCCAGGTGTTCTCGAAATTATTCCTCTCCCGTTCCCGAGCCGGGTAACTATTTGCTCGGCtcgaataatttaaatttcttgcgAGTCTTAGGAGAGAGGCGCCCTTGATAAGATCTCAGGAATTTCACTATGTATATAGGAAATTCTTTGgaggtttaaaattaataataatcatctTACCTGTTGAATCCAGCACAATAACACTTTAGCCACATTTGGGTCTGGGGCTGGGGGAGATGAGCTATTTTGTAATGCAGATACTAAAGCGTTGGCAGCCTCCCTGATGCCAGGAGGAGGTACAAATCCATAGTCGGGGGAGTGTGCTGTTAGAGACCCAGATCCTGAAAGAAAACTCTTGTCGAGGGTCAAAACCATTGGTGAAAACCTATTATGCGCCTATCTATAGAACaagtttttaacattttacgTTGTTTCTGACTGAAACCCATTAAACCCGCGGCGTTtaccaaaaacatttttcatgctTTAGGAATTAAAAGATTAACCGCCCAATCCCGGCTCAATTTCGGGCGAAACTCCGGTAGTTCATATAGTTGTAACCGTCACTCGCTTTCAATGCGAAATAAATCTCTTATCGCTTTACCGCTGGGGGGCAACTGGTCATGATTTATGGCCCATTTTCCATTTGTTCAActttaacataattttgtgTGTCTTTGTAACTTACCGTTAGCATTAACGATATTTTCTTCTGTGGGTTGTTGAGGGGCTCCGCCCGAATGGCACATATTGAGCCACCACCAACGAGTCATGAAGGATTACTGGACATTCCCCGAGGAGCCCAATAGGTTACGGCTCCTACGGGGAAATCCGATTTCGCACTACGTTGTCGACGATATTAATCATATTGTTTTGAGGGTCTTTGACAATAAACACTATCATTCCCTATTGGCGAAAGTTTCCAATGCTTTCGGTCAATAAAAGCCTTTACTCAAATAGAGATAAAACTATCGGATCGCGTTTCAACATCTACCCAATACAGGATTATAATTCATTGACAGGTTTATAACTCCCGACGAACCCATAAAAGGGAAAGCTCCCGTCGCGATCATGGGAAAGTCGCAACTGAAAAGCCAGGGCGAAAATTGCCAACTTGTTGCCAGACACGGAGAGATTTCGCAGCGAAACTGAAGCTGAATAGAGATCGAGTTTTGCGCAATCTAGCTACGGCTTTAAGGGTAAGAatacagttttattttttcctccaataaaatgaaattcgttTCTTTTTATTCTTCGAATCTAGGTCCATGAACCATAAGCATAAAAATAGGGTATTGAATTGATGATAATGTAATACATGACATGGATATATTACAAGAGTCAGTCAGGAGAACTGCAAAATGGAGAGTTGAGtaaacacatattttattgCTCCTACGGAGttttatttgtattaaaatgaCGCCAGGTTTCCAATATTCTGTGGAGGAAACAGAAGTAAAGATAAGTAAATTATATACGTCATAATATATATACGAGGTGTTCCAATCGCCATAGTTCACTATTTCTATCTCCTAAATCGGTAATAGTTAGGTCGgttaaagaaaacaaagatTGCAACCATGTTCTGTACATTTAAGgtgaattattcatttttcccttttaatttatttgacaatAATGCCTTACAAGTAGGGTGGTTATAGTGGTGAAATAGAACACTATTCTTAGTTACAACTGAAAACAATAATCTATTGGTGATTGCTTTAAGTCAAATTTGAACCAGCTCTCAGAGATATCCAGTATAAAGTTGTAGAATTTTATCTCTATAATGCCTACACcttctcacaaaattaatagGTTAATAAGAACAAATGATTATTGGAAATTGGCAAGACACAATGAAAACACAGCCATCTACTTTCTTTTTAATCTTACATGTGGTATATTACTTATAATACTTAAGAGGTCTGGCTCTTCATATATATTCAGAATGGATTTAGAAAGTATTTCTGTCCATTTGGCATGTAATTGTCTTCATTTAGTTGTATTTATGTGTGTTTTGATGTATTCACATGGATTTAGTTCCATTTACACATATTTACATGTATTTCTACATATTTCATACACATATTTCTTCAGCTTTTGCATCTATTAAATGAATGTCATGCTCCACAACCCAAACCAAAATATCACCCATAGATTTAGATAAATGGTTGAGAAGCTATCTATGTGCACTTCAATGAATTGTATATTCTCCAAATTGCAAtctaatatctcaaaaattggcCAAGggcaagaaaataaaattttaatttaactttaaccCTCGCAGGAGTATCGCAGCATGGATTTTCAAGTTATCGCTTTACCTGATATAATACCATCCATTTGCATTAAGGCCTGCTCTAGTAGTTTGCTGGCTTCAGTTTGGGGTGAGAGTCCAGGCATGTTTTCCCCTGTCTGATCACTTTTGCCCATTTTGTCTAGTTCCCCAATCATTTAAGTTAGCTGCATTTAGAATTTGTTTTGAATGGGATCACCCTACACCCCCTTCCAGGcctggaaaaagtaaaaacagCAACAAGTAGTGTGTTGAGTAAACAGGGATTATTTCGGGGAGTATCTACTTACTAAGTTGGTTACAAAGGTTGAAAGTTTGATGCAAATAACATTCAATTAGAAACGTAGCAAAAAATATGCGAGTGAAATACAAAAAGCacttaaaaacaacttttaattttattatttattttaggtaaaattataaaaattaaaaaaaaacaatggaGCACTTTGACATTTCCATGACACACCTTCACAGGAACCTTGACAAATGGTATTTTCAGAGTGCTCACCAGAGCTATGAGAACATAGGTGcaaaaaaaagctttttttgcaacgttaaaattttcagatttgaaAGAAATACTATCATCCTCATGTAACTAACAAACCATGTTTAGAGaataaatttcagaaatatataACATCGAAATGTCGTTATAATATGCATATTCTCAAAATGTCACTGCTGATGCGAACAGTAAGAACAAGAACGCTCTAAGTGCGGCATCAAGAGCCACCTCTATCCTGCTTTTCCGCTCCGTCAAAATAAAGTTAACCTAAAAAATATCTgtcaatttatttacttttttctgaGGGGAAATTGGCgaatcgaagaaaaaaattaataataattgttgaagCAGGACTTGTAGGTTGTTAATTTGATTATCAATTAGCCATAAGCACCCATTCAATTCTGTAATATGGGATAAAAGTAACGCGATTTGTGCAAACTAACAACCTTTTGAAGATTCATTATTTGCATTAGGCCATTCCAGTCAAGGCCGGAAAATGAacgaaaaaaaggaaaattctgGCTTTACCAGCTATTTGGGAGATCCAGATTTAGAGGTAAGCATTAAACATCTCAGAgctatttataaattaatgcCTTGCACAGAATATTTCCTTGGAGGACTTCCAGCGCACTAAATTCTTGGATGGTAAGATCAGTCTTCAATCACAAtctcaataattattcaattacGCCATAGGTGAAACCTTGGTATGTGAGGCTCAGCAGGTGTTAATGAGCACTCCTGTAACTGATGCAACAAAAGCAACAAAAGGTGTGCTCAGTGTCACAACATTTAAGTTATCATTTGCCTCAGCTGATGAGAGTGATGCTGCCAATTGTTACCAACAAAATTATCTCTTGGGGGTACACAATCTTTATCACTATGTAGTAGTTTCTTCAATGTATTTTCTATTAGGTCAATGATGTATGTTTGTCTTCAATTGACTCTATATATCAATTAGGAGAAaggttaaagaaaaaactagtGCCAGGGCAGAATATTagtggaaaaattaaagaactGCTGGTGGTTTGTAAGGTAAATATGTAACAAGTGCAAATTTAAGTAGGAATGTCAATATGTTTATTGCAGAAtatgagatattttcaatttagttttaagttaTGTGATAAAGATAGTGGAAAGTCGATAGCAAATGCATTGGTGCACCATGCCTATCCTAAACGACATCAACTATTATTTGCCTATGATTATAAGTAAGTGACATAGAAACTTAAATCTTATGATTTTATGTTAATGATTGATTTAGAGAGCCCTGTGTAACCACAACTTTACTAAGGGAAGTCAAGCTCTTTCAAATTAGGCATGACTGGGAGAAAGAACTGCAAAGAACAGGCTGCCCAGGCTGGAGAATGAGCCAAGTCAATTACAATTATCAAATGTCATCTTTATTAATAGAAACTCTTATAATTCCCCAATCAGTTACagataatattattaaggaaGCTGTTGAGAAGTTTCGAAATCGGTTCTGTCCTCTATGGGTTAGTATAATTAATAGTacattaaatgtattttggAACTCTGTCAATTCTCTTCCAGTATTTGTTTATCaagaagttgaaatttgatataaaagaTAGGAGTTAAATTAGGTATAAGTATGAATGGGaacattttgttgaaattagAGAATGTTTTGAGACtcaataacattttctaaacTTGCTGCTTCAATCCAACACAAACGGTTGAATTGGCCAGCAGTTTAGTTACTTTAGACGCCGATTTATTCCTATTATCACTTAATTTACATAATCAGGTTTGGGGTACCTCAGATGGTGCTGCACTTGTGCGAATGGCTGACTTATTACCCACAATTGCTGACAGAATGGAAGAGAATAAATTACTAGAACACATTAGGAAAAGCCATCCTCAGAAGCAGGCCCCTCATATAATTGATCTCTCCTCTCCTAGCCCTAAAGAAATCTACTCTAGCTATGTGAAATTAAGAGATTTATGCACACCAGACAGTCCGCGAATATTCAAGAATCAAGTAAGGCTTACACCATTTAACCCCCTCAAactaattgtttatttattaaggaCTTCAAATTCTATGGGTTAATAGACTCAACAAAATGGCTAACGTATGTATCGACATGTCTAGCAAAAGCCTGTGAGGCAgctgaaaaaattatgagattTAATCGAACTGTGGTTTTGCAGGAAGGTTAGATGTGGTTATATAATGCATCATCAATAATATTactaagaaagttattttaggTGATGGACAAGACTTGAACTGTGTGGTGGCGAGTCTAACTCAAATAATCGTAGATCCGtattttagaacaaaattcgGGTTTCAGTCATTAGTGCAAAAAGATTGGGTCGCAATGGGCCATCCCTTTGCAAACCGCCTAGGACACATTTTATCTAAAGTAAGAACCTACAGTTATTTGATTAATGCACTCTCCAAACTGTTTATTAGGAAATTGAACAATCCCCAATATTCCTCCTCTTTTTGGATTGCGTGTGGCAGCTTCTACAACAATACCCAAGAGCCTTCCAAATAAGTGAAACTTATTTAACCACCTTATGGGATTCAGCCCATATTTCAATATTCGATACGTTTTTATTCAACTGTCAACACGATAGGTTTATGGCGAGTACTGTAAGATTTATGCCtttagattttgttttttcgataagtaataaattgcaaatatagGGTAATTGTAACTCACATGTTCCCTTAACCTTGAGGAGTGTATGGGACTGGCGGGAACAGTTCAGCGAGAAGGATATAGCTTTATTTTGTAATCCGCTCTATGACGATGGATTTAATGAAGTTTTGGAACCCAGCACTGGATTGTCCAACTTGGAAGTGTGGGGACAAGCTTATTTTAGGTGGCTTTCGCAGCTGGAAATTCCGAGAGGCGGAAAACCACAAGTTGATCTATATACCAGGTAGGAAGAAACCGCTTCAcacatatttgaaatataaacTGAATtcaatagatttattttctgccaGAAATAGCTTaggtttgaaatttttagcatttacgttgaaataatacaattaatatgaattaagtaatgaaaatactaaatataaaattttattacttacttctgcgtaaaagttaaacatttcaaatttacaagaTAAACTGATTTTGTCTAGGTTCTTGGTGCAAGAAATACTGAAAATTCAGTTCACCAGAAACGACGTAAACGGGAAAATGTCGGGGAAAATCGACAAAAACAAGGAAGAATACATGGACTTGATTAAAAAAGTGAACAGTTTCTTTCCTTTCAGTCATAATAGGGCTTTAGTCAACAACCCAATAAACAACGTGCTTTTGACTGGGGACACTCTAGATTCTCAGTCTATTCTCAACTTTAACAACGAATAGTATGAATCAAACGAATACATAAGAtgtatctaaatattttaatgttgagTGCTACCGTGGAAAGTGATACCTGCTTGTTGCAACTCTAAAATTCCTGGGCCTATTACTCAAAGGAACAAGTGTAGCAAGCACTAGCAAAATGTTCATGAATGTACTAGGGTATACTTGCAATGCCAAGTAATTTTTCATGTTATTAGCAAACCCCGTTGTGATCTactaataattcattttttgattatAAGAGCTATTGACAAATTTGTAGCTCGCACTTATAATGGactgaatatttttacttaatttaaaaggtaCGCAATCTGTCTTACAATTGTGGGAATTTTAGCAAAACCAactcctttttctttttcgataccaaaattttggagtgacaaataatacaaaacactgaaacttttgtatttaatcttttttctatttctaacAGAGCCTGTAGAGTGCCATTTAGAATATAACGACGTGCTCTGTATATGAACTATCATGAACTACTTTTGTGTAACTCATCAAAATACCCATTGCAAAATTCTTCTTCCCACGAATCCACTTTTATCCACCACGAATAAAACCACTCGTTGCTTGTGATCTTGTAGCTAACAAATTCAATGATTTTTCTTGAAACTGTAGTTGTTAACGTATACAATACATATAAATAACTTACAATGATTAAGAAAAAGGCTCGTATCTTTGTGAAATGGGACCCTAATATGTAAAATCATTACAAAAGTTGTCACTTTTCCTTCGCTTATATCTAACTAAAAAGTTCTTCCATAACgtctaatttttcaataagaaTGAATTCCATACTTTTCTATATGTAGGTGAGtatgtacaaaaaaatatattttaagcCAATGATGATGTTAAAACATACTTAGGTGATTACTTATTACTAAGAAAGCAGCTTTAACTTTACTATAACAATATGTAAATAGAAGCGTACTTTAGgc includes:
- the LOC136413067 gene encoding myotubularin-related protein 10-A, with the protein product MNEKKENSGFTSYLGDPDLENISLEDFQRTKFLDGETLVCEAQQVLMSTPVTDATKATKGVLSVTTFKLSFASADESDAANCYQQNYLLGVNDVCLSSIDSIYQLGERLKKKLVPGQNISGKIKELLVVCKNMRYFQFSFKLCDKDSGKSIANALVHHAYPKRHQLLFAYDYKEPCVTTTLLREVKLFQIRHDWEKELQRTGCPGWRMSQVNYNYQMSSLLIETLIIPQSVTDNIIKEAVEKFRNRFCPLWVWGTSDGAALVRMADLLPTIADRMEENKLLEHIRKSHPQKQAPHIIDLSSPSPKEIYSSYVKLRDLCTPDSPRIFKNQDFKFYGLIDSTKWLTYVSTCLAKACEAAEKIMRFNRTVVLQEGDGQDLNCVVASLTQIIVDPYFRTKFGFQSLVQKDWVAMGHPFANRLGHILSKEIEQSPIFLLFLDCVWQLLQQYPRAFQISETYLTTLWDSAHISIFDTFLFNCQHDRFMASTGNCNSHVPLTLRSVWDWREQFSEKDIALFCNPLYDDGFNEVLEPSTGLSNLEVWGQAYFRWLSQLEIPRGGKPQVDLYTRFLVQEILKIQFTRNDVNGKMSGKIDKNKEEYMDLIKKVNSFFPFSHNRALVNNPINNVLLTGDTLDSQSILNFNNE
- the LOC136413071 gene encoding uncharacterized protein — encoded protein: MIGELDKMGKSDQTGENMPGLSPQTEASKLLEQALMQMDGIISGSGSLTAHSPDYGFVPPPGIREAANALVSALQNSSSPPAPDPNVAKVLLCWIQQSKIPHRGFP